A stretch of DNA from Candidatus Bathyarchaeota archaeon:
AATTAGCACTCGTTTCGAGAGCTTTACTACTTGACTGAATATGTTCCAAAAAGTAGCATATTTCTCTTCGAAGCCCACTAGTATTGCCACAGGGTGTCCTCGTTTGTATCGACGTTTTCGTTTCACGTTCTTTTTCCTCTGGTTTATTCCAATTCAGAAATATTGTAAAACAGCCTTTTATCAAGATAGGAAAAAAGTTCACAGAACAATGATTATTGAGTGTACATATTAAATAATTATACTAATCTGAGACGAAGATTTATATGCAGTAAATCCGACTAAATCCAAAAATCCTATTGAGAGTGAAAATGACAATGAGCGAGAAATTAGCAAATCCAGCTCCTTTGGGGCTACTGGGCTTCGGAATGACTACAGTGCTACTTAACATACACAACGCAGGTCTTTATCCTCTAGGTGCTATGATTCTAGCAATGGGTCTAGTCTATGGTGGATTAGCTCAAGTAATTGCAGGAATAATGGAATTCAAAAAAGGCAACACTTTTGGTACACTTGCATTCACTTCTTACGGCTTATTCTGGTGGTCTCTTGTAATCTTACTGTTATTGCCTAACTTCACATTACTAGCATCTGGATCAGTTATTGCACCCGGTGACACAGCAATGGCTGCATACTTCATCATGTGGGGTCTATTCACATTATTCATGTTCTGTGGAACCCTCAAAAAGCCTAATGCACTAAAGTTCGTATTCGCTAGCTTAGTTGTACTGTTCTTCATGTTAGCAGCATACCGACTAACTGGCAACGCAGACTTACTGACAATCACTGGAATTGAAGGAATAATCTGTGGATCAAGCGCCATCTACACTGGAATCGCTGAAGTTCTAAACGAAACCTACGACAGAAAAGTACTGCCATTGTAAGCAGTAAACCAATAAACCTAACAAAAGGGTAGACAAGTTTTTTACGGTTTGCCCCCTTTATTCTTTTTTAACAGATTTGTTCTACAGGTAAGGTATAGAAATGGAAAAATTCCTATACAAAAAAGAGATTCTCATTGACGATTCAGGTTGGGGTGACCTAATTTTAGGGGTAGTTATTGGCGCCCTTAAACTTCCAGACCGCAGATATATGGAACGTAGAATTCCTTTGTCTTCGTTTCAGCCGCCATATTTTCAGAATAAACGGTACCTAGAAGATGCAGTAAAAATTGCCCAAGAAATTATTGAAGTAATGAAACCGGACCAAGAAACAGTTTTCAAGGTTTGTTCAGGCTATGTACTTACTAGTATACGCAGATATCTAAGACAACAAGGTTTTACAGTTGAAAAAGTCGAAGTAACTGGAGAACTTCAAGAAATGGTTGAACGCAGTTTTGCGAACTGGTGCAAAGAAGTGGGAATAGATTTTGATAAAATGAACAAAAAACGCAGTTTCAACACTTTTATTGAATGGGTTGCAGAGCGTCCTCATCTCAGAGAAAATCTTGTGAAAACAGGATGGAAAAGTTGGAATCAGCGCTGGCGTGAACGTACGTATAATTTGAACAAATAAACTGCGTAAAAATATTTTCTACAGGTTGAAAATATTAAAACAATATTGTTAAGCCACTTTTTGATGTGGCTCAATTGATAAAAAATAATAGTTTAGCGTCGTTTTCGTCTGCTTCTTTGTCCAGGCTTGTATTGTCCACTTTCTCTGTTGAGTTCAAAGCGTTTATGGAAGCAACTTCGGTTGTCCACTCGTGGAGTTGCAGAGTGTCGTTCTCTTGCTTCTAGTTTAGGTGTAATGGATCGTACTTTGCCTGCTTTTGATAATGAACCGTGTGATGGCATATTTTCACATCCTCTTTTTACTTGTTTACAGTTAGTAGAAACAATGGTTCTTATAAATATTCACAAAAACGGGATGTTATGAACACTATCTTTAAGTAAAAACAAATAGTATTATTCTTTACATATGGGGTACATATTGTGAGAGAAGCAATAATCTTAGC
This window harbors:
- a CDS encoding acetate uptake transporter encodes the protein MSEKLANPAPLGLLGFGMTTVLLNIHNAGLYPLGAMILAMGLVYGGLAQVIAGIMEFKKGNTFGTLAFTSYGLFWWSLVILLLLPNFTLLASGSVIAPGDTAMAAYFIMWGLFTLFMFCGTLKKPNALKFVFASLVVLFFMLAAYRLTGNADLLTITGIEGIICGSSAIYTGIAEVLNETYDRKVLPL
- a CDS encoding 30S ribosomal protein S30e; translation: MPSHGSLSKAGKVRSITPKLEARERHSATPRVDNRSCFHKRFELNRESGQYKPGQRSRRKRR